A region of Paenibacillus thiaminolyticus DNA encodes the following proteins:
- a CDS encoding Imm8 family immunity protein, with amino-acid sequence MIKPVLKNLHISFVQKPIDINNFVIGVDVNISTEDDEGADIFYCRVMTPQKLNEILLEDGVVSGRGIFVVHEQDMESNLKLVEQKINKFLKACARETWEEVALAINYYLDWEYYDPSCGVADFYKSTRKLELCSTCNGSGFLPKVE; translated from the coding sequence ATGATTAAACCTGTTTTAAAAAATTTGCACATTTCATTTGTACAAAAACCGATTGATATCAATAATTTTGTTATAGGCGTAGATGTTAACATTTCTACAGAAGATGATGAAGGGGCAGATATATTTTACTGTAGAGTTATGACACCCCAAAAATTAAATGAGATTTTATTGGAAGACGGTGTTGTGAGTGGAAGAGGAATATTTGTTGTACATGAGCAGGATATGGAGTCTAATCTAAAATTAGTAGAACAAAAAATAAATAAATTCCTTAAGGCATGTGCACGTGAAACATGGGAAGAAGTAGCATTGGCTATAAATTATTATTTAGATTGGGAGTACTATGATCCTAGTTGTGGAGTGGCTGATTTTTACAAATCAACTCGCAAACTAGAATTATGCTCAACGTGTAACGGAAGTGGATTTCTACCCAAAGTAGAATAA